A genomic segment from Clostridia bacterium encodes:
- the nadA gene encoding quinolinate synthase NadA, whose product MAIAVDTKASLSDASCSLDNYLILPDHSMDARILAAREKLGGECVVLGHHYQRDEVIRFSDIQGDSYRLSQQAARAQGRYIVFCGVHFMAESADVLARPGQVVVLPDLNAGCSMADMADVSQVEDCWDQLVSLGITTEDGQGITPITYMNSTAAIKAFCGERGGVVCTSSNARGAFDWALTKNEKILFMPDQHLGRNTGCAMGIPLDDMVVWDPYMLQGGQTAERLRKAKVILWKGHCSVHQRFLPEHVDNVRAKNPAIKVIVHPECRWEVCQKADDIGSTDKLRKIVRESPAGAAFAIGTEIHLVNRLAKENPDKQIITLDDSGCLCTTMYRISPQHLCWALENLVGGNVVNQIKVSDDVKHWAQVALGRMLEIQ is encoded by the coding sequence TTGGCTATTGCTGTCGATACAAAGGCATCGCTGAGCGATGCATCGTGCTCCTTGGACAACTACCTGATTCTCCCGGATCACTCGATGGATGCGCGCATCCTTGCGGCCAGGGAGAAACTCGGCGGCGAGTGTGTCGTTCTGGGGCATCACTATCAACGCGACGAGGTCATTCGCTTCTCCGACATACAGGGCGATTCATACCGGCTGTCGCAGCAGGCCGCGCGCGCGCAGGGGCGCTACATCGTCTTCTGCGGAGTGCACTTCATGGCGGAGAGCGCCGATGTGCTGGCGCGTCCGGGACAGGTCGTAGTGCTGCCAGACCTGAATGCCGGCTGCTCGATGGCCGACATGGCAGATGTCTCGCAGGTGGAAGACTGCTGGGACCAGTTAGTGTCGCTCGGAATCACCACGGAGGATGGGCAAGGCATCACGCCGATCACGTACATGAATTCGACGGCTGCCATCAAGGCTTTCTGCGGCGAACGCGGCGGAGTGGTATGCACGTCCTCCAATGCGCGCGGTGCTTTCGATTGGGCACTGACGAAAAATGAAAAGATCCTCTTCATGCCGGACCAGCACCTCGGACGCAACACGGGCTGCGCAATGGGAATTCCGCTCGACGACATGGTGGTTTGGGATCCGTACATGTTACAGGGCGGGCAGACGGCGGAAAGACTTCGCAAAGCGAAAGTGATCCTCTGGAAGGGCCACTGCTCGGTGCATCAACGCTTCCTGCCGGAACACGTTGACAACGTCCGCGCGAAGAATCCGGCAATCAAGGTAATTGTGCACCCGGAATGTCGATGGGAAGTGTGCCAGAAGGCCGACGACATCGGATCGACGGATAAGCTGCGCAAAATAGTGCGCGAATCTCCGGCAGGCGCGGCTTTCGCAATCGGCACTGAGATTCATCTCGTGAACCGGCTTGCCAAAGAGAATCCCGACAAGCAGATCATCACCCTCGATGATTCAGGTTGCCTGTGCACCACGATGTATCGCATCTCTCCGCAGCACCTATGCTGGGCCCTGGAGAATTTAGTGGGCGGGAACGTGGTAAACCAGATCAAAGTGAGCGATGACGTAAAGCACTGGGCACAAGTTGCACTCGGCCGAATGCTGGAAATCCAGTAA
- a CDS encoding DUF2203 domain-containing protein produces MPERTFTYNEALSLLPILESLLRTSIESKQTIEEIDAEFTQVNERILMAGGMLLDVERYARRKAERHKAIRRAKDALAEIHAMGVQVKDLDIGLLDFPCVVGEEVVLLCWKMGETGITHWHGTDEGFSARKPIDERISRAGGGRTN; encoded by the coding sequence ATGCCGGAACGGACATTCACATATAACGAAGCTCTGTCGCTGCTACCCATACTGGAGTCCTTGCTGCGCACCTCGATCGAAAGCAAGCAGACCATAGAGGAAATCGATGCCGAGTTCACCCAGGTGAACGAGCGCATCCTGATGGCCGGTGGAATGCTGCTGGACGTTGAGCGCTATGCGCGGCGGAAAGCCGAACGGCACAAGGCCATTCGGCGGGCCAAGGATGCGCTGGCAGAAATCCACGCCATGGGCGTGCAGGTCAAGGATCTCGACATAGGACTCTTGGACTTCCCCTGCGTGGTGGGCGAGGAAGTTGTCCTGCTGTGCTGGAAAATGGGTGAGACCGGCATTACACATTGGCATGGCACGGACGAAGGATTTTCCGCGCGCAAACCGATTGACGAACGCATCTCGCGCGCAGGCGGTGGGCGCACGAACTAA
- a CDS encoding Ig-like domain-containing protein, which yields MACVLVVLLGLLACDDFFPSERSLDHIDVAPLNRFLKTAETQQMTATGVLGNGESSDLTSSATWTSSDTNIASVSASGLVTANAAGSTTITAASGSTTGSTLVNVFASTLQSIQITPNNPAIGVSATQQFTATGTFQDNSTQNISTLVTWSSSDTAIATISSSGLATAVATGTSTITATASNASGQVTGTVTLTVNSF from the coding sequence ATGGCATGCGTGTTGGTGGTCCTGCTCGGATTGCTCGCCTGCGACGACTTCTTCCCTTCCGAGCGGTCGCTTGACCACATCGACGTGGCACCACTGAATCGATTCCTGAAAACTGCCGAAACGCAGCAGATGACCGCGACTGGCGTATTGGGAAATGGCGAATCGAGCGACCTGACAAGCTCGGCAACATGGACGAGTTCGGATACGAACATCGCAAGCGTCAGCGCCAGCGGTCTTGTCACGGCAAATGCCGCGGGCTCGACGACAATCACAGCGGCTTCCGGCAGCACTACCGGGTCGACGCTGGTGAACGTATTCGCGAGCACCCTCCAGAGCATTCAGATCACGCCCAATAATCCGGCAATCGGCGTAAGTGCCACGCAGCAATTCACTGCTACCGGCACATTCCAGGACAACTCCACGCAAAACATCTCGACACTTGTGACCTGGAGCTCCTCGGACACAGCCATCGCAACCATCAGCAGTTCCGGTCTTGCCACGGCCGTTGCAACGGGCACGAGCACGATCACGGCGACGGCCAGCAATGCTTCCGGACAGGTTACCGGGACCGTTACGCTGACGGTGAACTCCTTCTAA
- a CDS encoding ATP-dependent 6-phosphofructokinase: MTEIRKIGICTGGGDCPGLNAVIRAAVKTAILKYRWQVIGIRDGFDGLIWPEKVQPLSLQDVSEILPRGGTILGTTNRGNPFAYKLDSDGGTETVRDFSDDVIRNAKALGLDCLIVIGGDGTQRIGLELSQKGLKVVGVPKTIDNDLSATEITFGFDTALHTATDAIDKIHTTAESHHRVMIVEVMGRDAGWIALEAGIAGGTHVILIPEIPFSIQKICDHIQQRSIFGRKFTIICIAEGVKIPEDLKARFEEEKRQFSRAGAVGNLIGDAIAKCSRKEVRVTVLGHVQRGGSPSPFDRILSTRFGVAAVDLIAKGGFGKMVALRDAKVRAVDIAEAIGRMKIVDPNGEMVQTAKSIGINFGDGTTF, translated from the coding sequence ATGACAGAAATTCGGAAGATTGGAATTTGCACGGGCGGTGGCGATTGCCCAGGGCTGAACGCGGTAATCCGCGCCGCCGTCAAGACCGCCATCCTGAAGTACCGCTGGCAAGTGATCGGCATACGCGATGGCTTCGATGGGCTGATCTGGCCGGAGAAGGTGCAACCGCTCAGCCTGCAGGACGTGAGCGAAATCCTGCCCAGGGGCGGGACAATCCTGGGGACAACGAACCGCGGCAACCCGTTCGCCTACAAACTCGATTCGGACGGCGGCACAGAGACAGTACGCGACTTTTCCGACGACGTGATCCGCAACGCAAAAGCACTCGGACTGGATTGCCTGATTGTCATCGGCGGCGATGGAACTCAGAGAATCGGCCTGGAGCTTTCGCAAAAAGGACTGAAGGTGGTGGGCGTACCGAAGACGATCGACAACGATCTCTCGGCAACGGAGATCACGTTCGGGTTCGACACGGCGCTGCACACGGCAACGGACGCGATCGACAAAATCCATACCACGGCTGAATCGCACCACCGCGTGATGATCGTTGAGGTGATGGGACGCGACGCGGGGTGGATCGCTCTAGAGGCCGGCATCGCCGGTGGCACGCACGTTATCCTGATTCCAGAAATTCCGTTCTCTATCCAGAAGATCTGCGACCACATCCAGCAGCGAAGTATCTTCGGGAGGAAGTTCACAATCATCTGCATCGCGGAAGGCGTGAAAATTCCGGAAGACTTGAAGGCGCGCTTCGAAGAAGAAAAACGCCAGTTCTCGCGTGCAGGTGCAGTCGGAAACCTGATCGGCGACGCTATCGCGAAGTGCTCGCGAAAGGAAGTACGCGTCACCGTGCTGGGACATGTGCAGCGCGGCGGATCGCCCTCACCCTTCGACCGCATCCTGAGCACTCGGTTTGGCGTCGCGGCCGTGGACCTGATCGCCAAAGGCGGCTTTGGAAAAATGGTCGCCTTGCGAGATGCGAAAGTGCGAGCCGTGGACATCGCCGAGGCGATCGGCCGGATGAAGATCGTGGACCCGAACGGCGAGATGGTGCAAACCGCAAAGTCCATCGGCATCAACTTCGGCGACGGAACCACGTTCTAG
- the moaA gene encoding GTP 3',8-cyclase MoaA — protein MLSDGGDGSMHLIDKYGRQITDLRISVTDRCNYKCVYCRTGREGALFADLPVADYLRMARVFVSLGISKIRITGGEPLLRRGVVEFVRDLAQLRTEDGQPLDLAITTNGHLLADLAEPLVRAGLKRVTVSMDAVSAERFERITRVAGAYEKVLAGVRVARDAGLAPVKVNCVLLRGFNEDQIVPFAHFAREERVVVRFIEFMPLEEDRVWSPGIVVTLKEILARISEVMPICEVPRAPSETARRYVLGDGDGEIGVIAPVSNPFCGHCSRVRLTSDGKLRTCLFSAVEHDLHALIRGGASDDEMREFIVGAVDKKEERHHIGEPEFQRASRTMVHIGG, from the coding sequence ATGTTGAGCGATGGCGGTGATGGCTCCATGCACCTTATCGACAAGTACGGACGACAGATCACGGACCTGCGAATCTCCGTGACCGACCGGTGCAATTACAAATGCGTCTATTGCCGCACTGGACGCGAAGGCGCTCTCTTCGCCGATCTTCCCGTCGCCGATTACTTGCGCATGGCGCGTGTTTTTGTCTCGCTCGGCATTTCGAAAATCCGCATCACTGGCGGGGAGCCTCTGCTCCGCCGCGGCGTTGTGGAGTTTGTCCGCGATCTCGCACAGCTACGCACGGAAGACGGACAACCGCTTGATCTCGCCATCACGACCAATGGACACCTGCTCGCCGATTTGGCCGAGCCACTCGTCCGCGCCGGACTGAAGCGCGTCACCGTCTCCATGGATGCCGTTTCAGCGGAGCGTTTTGAACGCATTACGCGTGTTGCTGGCGCATACGAGAAAGTCCTGGCTGGGGTACGCGTGGCGCGCGACGCAGGACTCGCTCCCGTCAAAGTTAATTGCGTTCTGTTGCGCGGATTCAACGAAGACCAGATTGTTCCATTCGCGCATTTCGCGCGCGAAGAGCGCGTTGTCGTTCGCTTCATTGAATTCATGCCGCTGGAAGAGGACCGCGTATGGTCACCCGGAATCGTCGTTACTCTTAAGGAAATCCTGGCGCGCATCTCTGAAGTCATGCCGATTTGCGAAGTGCCACGCGCACCTAGCGAAACCGCTCGCCGTTACGTTTTAGGCGATGGCGACGGCGAGATCGGCGTCATCGCGCCCGTGTCCAATCCCTTCTGCGGACACTGCTCTCGTGTGCGTCTGACCTCGGACGGCAAACTCCGCACATGTCTTTTCTCGGCGGTCGAGCACGATCTTCATGCCCTCATCCGCGGCGGCGCCTCTGATGACGAGATGCGTGAGTTCATCGTCGGCGCGGTTGATAAAAAGGAAGAGCGCCACCACATCGGCGAACCCGAGTTCCAGCGCGCCTCCCGCACCATGGTACACATCGGCGGCTAA